One segment of Physeter macrocephalus isolate SW-GA unplaced genomic scaffold, ASM283717v5 random_192, whole genome shotgun sequence DNA contains the following:
- the LOC102988286 gene encoding 39S ribosomal protein L38, mitochondrial: protein MAATWWRVALYGNRRWRGFGTSAALSRRTAPLGPMPNEVIDVSNLERLKKYRSFDRYRRRAEQEARDPHWWRTYREHFGEESDPKDKIDIGLPPPMVCRTQQLLERKRVLRALRANVEEERAARLRTARIPLEAVRAEWERTCGPYHKQRLAEHCGLYRDLFHGATFVPRVPLHVAYAVGEDDLVPVYYGNEVTPTEAAQAPEVTYEADEGSVWTLLLTNLDGHLLEPDAEYLHWLVTNIPGNRVAEGQETCPYLPPFPARGSGFHRFAFLLFKQDKSIDFSGDTRPSPCYQLAQRTFHTFDFYKKHQDTMTPAGLAFFQCRWDDSVTHIFHQLLDMREPVFEFVRPPPYHPKQKRFPHRQPLRYLDRYRDSHEPTYGIY from the exons ATGGCGGCGACCTGGTGGCGAGTCGCGCTGTACGGGAATCGGAGGTGGCGGGGCTTCGGCACCTCAG CCGCCCTGAGCCGCCGGACCGCACCTCTGGGGCCGATGCCCAACGAGGTCATCGACGTGAGCAACCTGGAGCGGCTGAAGAAGTACCGCAGCTTCGACCGCTACCGGCGCCGGGCGGAGCAGGAGGCGCGGGACCCGCACTGGTGGCGGACCTACCGGGAGCATTTCGGGGAGGAGTCAG ATCCCAAAGACAAGATTGACATTGGGCTGCCTCCGCCTATGGTCTGCCGGACCCAACAGCTGTTGGAGCGGAAACGGGTTCTCCGGGCGCTGCGGGCCAATGTGGAGGAGGAGCGGGCCGCTCGCCTCCGCACAG CACGTATCCCACTGGAGGCAGTGAGGGCTGAGTGGGAGAGGACCTGTGGCCCCTACCACAAGCAGCGTCTGGCCGAACACTGCGGCCTCTATCGAGATCTGTTCCACGGGGCCACCTTCGTGCCCCGAGTCCCCCTGCATGTGGCCTACGCTGTAGGCGAGGACGACTTGGTGCCTGTGTACTACGGCAATGAGGTCACTCCAACTGAG GCTGCCCAGGCCCCGGAGGTGACCTATGAGGCAGACGAGGGTTCCGTGTGGACACTGCTGCTCACCAACTTGG ATGGACACTTGCTGGAACCGGATGCCGAGTATTTGCACTGGCTGGT AACCAACATCCCGGGCAACAGGGTGGCTGAAGGACAGGAGACGTGTCCCTACCTGCCCCCCTTCCCTGCCCGAGGCTCCGGCTTCCACCGCTTTGCCTTTCTGCTCTTCAAGCAGGACAAGTCAATCGACTTCTCTGGGGACACCCGGCCCTCACCCTG CTACCAGCTTGCCCAGCGGACCTTCCACACTTTTGATTTCTACAAGAAACACCAAGATACCATGACTCCAGCTGGCCTGGCCTTCTTCCAGTGCCGCTGGGATGACTCGGTCACCCACATCTTCCACCAGCTCCTGG ACATGCGAGAGCCTGTGTTCGAGTTTGTGCGGCCGCCCCCTTACCACCCTAAGCAGAAGCGCTTCCCCCACCGGCAGCCCCTGCGCTACCTGGACCGGTACAGAGACAGTCACGAACCCACCTATGGCATCTACTGA
- the LOC112066586 gene encoding 39S ribosomal protein L38, mitochondrial-like, with translation MAFPRARLWHPHSSPGPGLSSRGGTSVSREHTGRNVPAATSREWQLTDAFSPTRTNIPGNRVAEGQETCPYLPPFPARGSGFHRFAFLLFKQDKSIDFSGDTRPSPCYQLAQRTFHTFDFYKKHQDTMTPAGLAFFQCRWDDSVTHIFHQLLDMREPVFEFVRPPPYHPKQKRFPHRQPLRYLDRYRDSHEPTYGIY, from the exons atggccttCCCGCGTGCACGGCTGTGGCATCCCCACAGCTCCCCAGGGCCA GGTCTTTCTTCCCGGGGAGGTACATCAGTCTCTAGGGAGCACACGGGTAGGAATGTTCCTGCTGCCACCTCCCGCGAGTGGCAATTAACAGATGCTTTTTCTCCCACCAGAACCAACATCCCGGGCAACAGGGTGGCTGAAGGACAGGAGACGTGTCCCTACCTGCCCCCCTTCCCTGCCCGAGGCTCCGGCTTCCACCGCTTTGCCTTTCTGCTCTTCAAGCAGGACAAGTCAATCGACTTCTCTGGGGACACCCGGCCCTCACCCTG CTACCAGCTTGCCCAGCGGACCTTCCACACTTTTGATTTCTACAAGAAACACCAAGATACCATGACTCCAGCTGGCCTGGCCTTCTTCCAGTGCCGCTGGGATGACTCGGTCACCCACATCTTCCACCAGCTCCTGG ACATGCGAGAGCCTGTGTTCGAGTTTGTGCGGCCGCCCCCTTACCACCCTAAGCAGAAGCGCTTCCCCCACCGGCAGCCCCTGCGCTACCTGGACCGGTACAGAGACAGTCACGAACCCACCTATGGCATCTACTGA
- the TRIM65 gene encoding E3 ubiquitin-protein ligase TRIM65 isoform X1 gives MGSQARSRRRRVERARWEWRLVGAEEGLSSSSSQAGPGSARCTHTRAPAVPLRGPGLPPVLLGLPAAAMAAQGLEDRLTCAICLELYQDPVTLLCGHNFCRACIQDCWSRREKECPECREPFPDSAELRRNVALSGVLEELRACQAPDPGPGARCPRHERPLELFCRTEGLCVCSVCTVRECRLHERKLLDAERREREAQLRATLEVTQQQATQAESQLQELQQRSSQIQSSACTLTSMISGKFSRLLQALEMQRYLALRNIEVAKTQALEQARDEKQRLQGHLEALSCCDRRIRNLLEQLDDRTFLQESQLLAPPGPLGPLTLPHWDEDQQVGGLKESLSQLCALLLEEGGHPGAPAEAADFGSMEAPGPLAPVPSLVCPLRRKLWQNYRNLTFDPVSANRHFYLSRQDQRVKHCREPRGPDGPGSFELWQVQCAQSFQAGRHYWEVRASNHSVTLGVAYSELARRKLGPHTDNIGRGPSSWGLCIQEDSAQAWHNGEARRLPGVSGRLLGMDLDLTSGCLTFYSLEPETQPLYTFHAIFARPLHPVFWLLEGRTLTLCHRPEAKLPPGLQEEASGLS, from the exons ATGGGAAGCCAAGCCCGCAGCCGTCGGCGCAGGGTGGAGCGGGCGCGCTGGGAGTGGCGGCTGGTCGGGGCGGAAGAAGGGCTGTCAAGTTCGTCTTCCCAGGCGGGTCCTGGCTCCGCCCGCTGCACCCACACCCGGGCGCCGGCGGTCCCTTTAAGAGGCCCGGGCCTTCCGCCCGTGCTCCTGGGGCTGCCCGCCGCCGCCATGGCCGCGCAGGGGCTGGAGGACAGGCTGACCTGTGCCATCTGCCTGGAGCTCTACCAGGACCCGGTGACGCTGCTCTGCGGCCACAACTTCTGCAGGGCCTGTATCCAGGACTGCTGGAGCCGCCGCGAGAAGGAGTGCCCCGAGTGCCGGGAGCCCTTCCCCGACAGCGCCGAGCTGCGCCGCAACGTGGCTCTGAGCGGCGTGCTGGAGGAGCTGCGCGCCTGTCAGGCGCCCGACCCCGGCCCCGGCGCGCGCTGCCCCCGGCACGAGAGGCCGCTCGAGCTTTTCTGCCGCACCGAGGGCCTCTGCGTGTGCAGCGTGTGCACCGTGCGCGAGTGTCGCCTCCACGAGCGGAAGCTGCTGGACGCCGAGCGCCGGGAGCGCGAG GCCCAGCTGAGAGCCACACTGGAGGTCACCCAGCAGCAGGCCACCCAGGCTGAGAGCCAGCTACAGGAGCTGCAGCAGCGAAGCAGCCAGATCCAG AGCTCAGCCTGCACCCTGACCTCCATGATCTCTGGCAAGTTCAGCCGCCTGCTGCAGGCCCTGGAGATGCAGCGGTACTTGGCTCTGAGGAACATCGAGGTGGCCAAGACACAGGCGCTGGAACAGGCCCGGGACGAGAAACAACGACTGCAGGGCCACCTGGAGGCCTTGTCTTGCTGTGACCGCAGGATTCGCAACCTCCTGGAGCAATTGGATGACCGGACCTTCCTCCAG GAATCACAGCTCCTGGCGCCCCCAGGCCCCCTTGGGCCACTGACTCTCCCGCATTGGGAcgaagatcagcaggtgggtggCCTGAAGGAGTCACTGAGCCAGCTGTGTGCCCTCCTCCTGGAAGAGGGGGGCCACCCCGGAGCACCAGCCGAGGCTGCTGACTTTGGCTCCATGG AGGCCCCAGGACCCCTGGCACCAGTCCCGAGCCTCGTTTGTCCACTGAGGAGGAAACTCTGGCAGA ATTATCGCAACCTGACCTTCGACCCCGTCAGCGCCAACCGTCACTTCTACCTGTCTCGGCAGGACCAGCGGGTAAAGCACTGTCGCGAGCCCCGGGGCCCAGATGGGCCGGGCAGCTTCGAGCTCTGGCAGGTGCAGTGTGCCCAGAGCTTCCAGGCCGGGCGGCATTACTGGGAGGTGCGTGCGTCCAACCACTCGGTGACGCTGGGCGTCGCCTACTCGGAACTGGCGAGGCGCAAGCTGGGGCCCCACACGGACAACATCGGCCGCGGGCCCAGCTCCTGGGGGCTCTGCATTCAGGAGGACAGCGCCCAGGCCTGGCACAACGGGGAGGCCCGGCGCCTCCCAGGGGTATCAGGGCGGCTCCTGGGCATGGATTTGGACCTGACCTCCGGCTGCCTCACCTTCTACAGCCTGGAGCCCGAGACCCAACCCTTGTATACCTTCCATGCCATCTTCGCCCGGCCCCTCCACCCCGTTTTCTGGCTCCTCGAGGGTAGGACCCTGACCCTGTGCCATCGGCCCGAGGCCAAGCTCCCTCCAGGGCTCCAGGAAGAGGCCTCAGGGCTCAGCTGA
- the TRIM65 gene encoding E3 ubiquitin-protein ligase TRIM65 isoform X4, with product MGSQARSRRRRVERARWEWRLVGAEEGLSSSSSQAGPGSARCTHTRAPAVPLRGPGLPPVLLGLPAAAMAAQGLEDRLTCAICLELYQDPVTLLCGHNFCRACIQDCWSRREKECPECREPFPDSAELRRNVALSGVLEELRACQAPDPGPGARCPRHERPLELFCRTEGLCVCSVCTVRECRLHERKLLDAERRERESSACTLTSMISGKFSRLLQALEMQRYLALRNIEVAKTQALEQARDEKQRLQGHLEALSCCDRRIRNLLEQLDDRTFLQESQLLAPPGPLGPLTLPHWDEDQQVGGLKESLSQLCALLLEEGGHPGAPAEAADFGSMEAPGPLAPVPSLVCPLRRKLWQNYRNLTFDPVSANRHFYLSRQDQRVKHCREPRGPDGPGSFELWQVQCAQSFQAGRHYWEVRASNHSVTLGVAYSELARRKLGPHTDNIGRGPSSWGLCIQEDSAQAWHNGEARRLPGVSGRLLGMDLDLTSGCLTFYSLEPETQPLYTFHAIFARPLHPVFWLLEGRTLTLCHRPEAKLPPGLQEEASGLS from the exons ATGGGAAGCCAAGCCCGCAGCCGTCGGCGCAGGGTGGAGCGGGCGCGCTGGGAGTGGCGGCTGGTCGGGGCGGAAGAAGGGCTGTCAAGTTCGTCTTCCCAGGCGGGTCCTGGCTCCGCCCGCTGCACCCACACCCGGGCGCCGGCGGTCCCTTTAAGAGGCCCGGGCCTTCCGCCCGTGCTCCTGGGGCTGCCCGCCGCCGCCATGGCCGCGCAGGGGCTGGAGGACAGGCTGACCTGTGCCATCTGCCTGGAGCTCTACCAGGACCCGGTGACGCTGCTCTGCGGCCACAACTTCTGCAGGGCCTGTATCCAGGACTGCTGGAGCCGCCGCGAGAAGGAGTGCCCCGAGTGCCGGGAGCCCTTCCCCGACAGCGCCGAGCTGCGCCGCAACGTGGCTCTGAGCGGCGTGCTGGAGGAGCTGCGCGCCTGTCAGGCGCCCGACCCCGGCCCCGGCGCGCGCTGCCCCCGGCACGAGAGGCCGCTCGAGCTTTTCTGCCGCACCGAGGGCCTCTGCGTGTGCAGCGTGTGCACCGTGCGCGAGTGTCGCCTCCACGAGCGGAAGCTGCTGGACGCCGAGCGCCGGGAGCGCGAG AGCTCAGCCTGCACCCTGACCTCCATGATCTCTGGCAAGTTCAGCCGCCTGCTGCAGGCCCTGGAGATGCAGCGGTACTTGGCTCTGAGGAACATCGAGGTGGCCAAGACACAGGCGCTGGAACAGGCCCGGGACGAGAAACAACGACTGCAGGGCCACCTGGAGGCCTTGTCTTGCTGTGACCGCAGGATTCGCAACCTCCTGGAGCAATTGGATGACCGGACCTTCCTCCAG GAATCACAGCTCCTGGCGCCCCCAGGCCCCCTTGGGCCACTGACTCTCCCGCATTGGGAcgaagatcagcaggtgggtggCCTGAAGGAGTCACTGAGCCAGCTGTGTGCCCTCCTCCTGGAAGAGGGGGGCCACCCCGGAGCACCAGCCGAGGCTGCTGACTTTGGCTCCATGG AGGCCCCAGGACCCCTGGCACCAGTCCCGAGCCTCGTTTGTCCACTGAGGAGGAAACTCTGGCAGA ATTATCGCAACCTGACCTTCGACCCCGTCAGCGCCAACCGTCACTTCTACCTGTCTCGGCAGGACCAGCGGGTAAAGCACTGTCGCGAGCCCCGGGGCCCAGATGGGCCGGGCAGCTTCGAGCTCTGGCAGGTGCAGTGTGCCCAGAGCTTCCAGGCCGGGCGGCATTACTGGGAGGTGCGTGCGTCCAACCACTCGGTGACGCTGGGCGTCGCCTACTCGGAACTGGCGAGGCGCAAGCTGGGGCCCCACACGGACAACATCGGCCGCGGGCCCAGCTCCTGGGGGCTCTGCATTCAGGAGGACAGCGCCCAGGCCTGGCACAACGGGGAGGCCCGGCGCCTCCCAGGGGTATCAGGGCGGCTCCTGGGCATGGATTTGGACCTGACCTCCGGCTGCCTCACCTTCTACAGCCTGGAGCCCGAGACCCAACCCTTGTATACCTTCCATGCCATCTTCGCCCGGCCCCTCCACCCCGTTTTCTGGCTCCTCGAGGGTAGGACCCTGACCCTGTGCCATCGGCCCGAGGCCAAGCTCCCTCCAGGGCTCCAGGAAGAGGCCTCAGGGCTCAGCTGA
- the TRIM65 gene encoding E3 ubiquitin-protein ligase TRIM65 isoform X2, with protein sequence MGSQARSRRRRVERARWEWRLVGAEEGLSSSSSQAGPGSARCTHTRAPAVPLRGPGLPPVLLGLPAAAMAAQGLEDRLTCAICLELYQDPVTLLCGHNFCRACIQDCWSRREKECPECREPFPDSAELRRNVALSGVLEELRACQAPDPGPGARCPRHERPLELFCRTEGLCVCSVCTVRECRLHERKLLDAERREREAQLRATLEVTQQQATQAESQLQELQQRSSQIQSSACTLTSMISGKFSRLLQALEMQRYLALRNIEVAKTQALEQARDEKQRLQGHLEALSCCDRRIRNLLEQLDDRTFLQESQLLAPPGPLGPLTLPHWDEDQQVGGLKESLSQLCALLLEEGGHPGAPAEAADFGSMEAPGPLAPVPSLVCPLRRKLWQSKKAHRMCVRTCVSMCVLSQPDLRPRQRQPSLLPVSAGPAGKALSRAPGPRWAGQLRALAGAVCPELPGRAALLGGACVQPLGDAGRRLLGTGEAQAGAPHGQHRPRAQLLGALHSGGQRPGLAQRGGPAPPRGIRAAPGHGFGPDLRLPHLLQPGARDPTLVYLPCHLRPAPPPRFLAPRG encoded by the exons ATGGGAAGCCAAGCCCGCAGCCGTCGGCGCAGGGTGGAGCGGGCGCGCTGGGAGTGGCGGCTGGTCGGGGCGGAAGAAGGGCTGTCAAGTTCGTCTTCCCAGGCGGGTCCTGGCTCCGCCCGCTGCACCCACACCCGGGCGCCGGCGGTCCCTTTAAGAGGCCCGGGCCTTCCGCCCGTGCTCCTGGGGCTGCCCGCCGCCGCCATGGCCGCGCAGGGGCTGGAGGACAGGCTGACCTGTGCCATCTGCCTGGAGCTCTACCAGGACCCGGTGACGCTGCTCTGCGGCCACAACTTCTGCAGGGCCTGTATCCAGGACTGCTGGAGCCGCCGCGAGAAGGAGTGCCCCGAGTGCCGGGAGCCCTTCCCCGACAGCGCCGAGCTGCGCCGCAACGTGGCTCTGAGCGGCGTGCTGGAGGAGCTGCGCGCCTGTCAGGCGCCCGACCCCGGCCCCGGCGCGCGCTGCCCCCGGCACGAGAGGCCGCTCGAGCTTTTCTGCCGCACCGAGGGCCTCTGCGTGTGCAGCGTGTGCACCGTGCGCGAGTGTCGCCTCCACGAGCGGAAGCTGCTGGACGCCGAGCGCCGGGAGCGCGAG GCCCAGCTGAGAGCCACACTGGAGGTCACCCAGCAGCAGGCCACCCAGGCTGAGAGCCAGCTACAGGAGCTGCAGCAGCGAAGCAGCCAGATCCAG AGCTCAGCCTGCACCCTGACCTCCATGATCTCTGGCAAGTTCAGCCGCCTGCTGCAGGCCCTGGAGATGCAGCGGTACTTGGCTCTGAGGAACATCGAGGTGGCCAAGACACAGGCGCTGGAACAGGCCCGGGACGAGAAACAACGACTGCAGGGCCACCTGGAGGCCTTGTCTTGCTGTGACCGCAGGATTCGCAACCTCCTGGAGCAATTGGATGACCGGACCTTCCTCCAG GAATCACAGCTCCTGGCGCCCCCAGGCCCCCTTGGGCCACTGACTCTCCCGCATTGGGAcgaagatcagcaggtgggtggCCTGAAGGAGTCACTGAGCCAGCTGTGTGCCCTCCTCCTGGAAGAGGGGGGCCACCCCGGAGCACCAGCCGAGGCTGCTGACTTTGGCTCCATGG AGGCCCCAGGACCCCTGGCACCAGTCCCGAGCCTCGTTTGTCCACTGAGGAGGAAACTCTGGCAGAGTAAGAAGGCCCATCGAATGTGTGTGCGCACCTGTGTGAGCATGTGCGT ATTATCGCAACCTGACCTTCGACCCCGTCAGCGCCAACCGTCACTTCTACCTGTCTCGGCAGGACCAGCGGGTAAAGCACTGTCGCGAGCCCCGGGGCCCAGATGGGCCGGGCAGCTTCGAGCTCTGGCAGGTGCAGTGTGCCCAGAGCTTCCAGGCCGGGCGGCATTACTGGGAGGTGCGTGCGTCCAACCACTCGGTGACGCTGGGCGTCGCCTACTCGGAACTGGCGAGGCGCAAGCTGGGGCCCCACACGGACAACATCGGCCGCGGGCCCAGCTCCTGGGGGCTCTGCATTCAGGAGGACAGCGCCCAGGCCTGGCACAACGGGGAGGCCCGGCGCCTCCCAGGGGTATCAGGGCGGCTCCTGGGCATGGATTTGGACCTGACCTCCGGCTGCCTCACCTTCTACAGCCTGGAGCCCGAGACCCAACCCTTGTATACCTTCCATGCCATCTTCGCCCGGCCCCTCCACCCCGTTTTCTGGCTCCTCGAGGGTAG
- the TRIM65 gene encoding E3 ubiquitin-protein ligase TRIM65 isoform X3: MGSQARSRRRRVERARWEWRLVGAEEGLSSSSSQAGPGSARCTHTRAPAVPLRGPGLPPVLLGLPAAAMAAQGLEDRLTCAICLELYQDPVTLLCGHNFCRACIQDCWSRREKECPECREPFPDSAELRRNVALSGVLEELRACQAPDPGPGARCPRHERPLELFCRTEGLCVCSVCTVRECRLHERKLLDAERREREAQLRATLEVTQQQATQAESQLQELQQRSSQIQSSACTLTSMISGKFSRLLQALEMQRYLALRNIEVAKTQALEQARDEKQRLQGHLEALSCCDRRIRNLLEQLDDRTFLQESQLLAPPGPLGPLTLPHWDEDQQVGGLKESLSQLCALLLEEGGHPGAPAEAADFGSMEAPGPLAPVPSLVCPLRRKLWQSKKAHRMCVRTCVSILSQPDLRPRQRQPSLLPVSAGPAGKALSRAPGPRWAGQLRALAGAVCPELPGRAALLGGACVQPLGDAGRRLLGTGEAQAGAPHGQHRPRAQLLGALHSGGQRPGLAQRGGPAPPRGIRAAPGHGFGPDLRLPHLLQPGARDPTLVYLPCHLRPAPPPRFLAPRG; the protein is encoded by the exons ATGGGAAGCCAAGCCCGCAGCCGTCGGCGCAGGGTGGAGCGGGCGCGCTGGGAGTGGCGGCTGGTCGGGGCGGAAGAAGGGCTGTCAAGTTCGTCTTCCCAGGCGGGTCCTGGCTCCGCCCGCTGCACCCACACCCGGGCGCCGGCGGTCCCTTTAAGAGGCCCGGGCCTTCCGCCCGTGCTCCTGGGGCTGCCCGCCGCCGCCATGGCCGCGCAGGGGCTGGAGGACAGGCTGACCTGTGCCATCTGCCTGGAGCTCTACCAGGACCCGGTGACGCTGCTCTGCGGCCACAACTTCTGCAGGGCCTGTATCCAGGACTGCTGGAGCCGCCGCGAGAAGGAGTGCCCCGAGTGCCGGGAGCCCTTCCCCGACAGCGCCGAGCTGCGCCGCAACGTGGCTCTGAGCGGCGTGCTGGAGGAGCTGCGCGCCTGTCAGGCGCCCGACCCCGGCCCCGGCGCGCGCTGCCCCCGGCACGAGAGGCCGCTCGAGCTTTTCTGCCGCACCGAGGGCCTCTGCGTGTGCAGCGTGTGCACCGTGCGCGAGTGTCGCCTCCACGAGCGGAAGCTGCTGGACGCCGAGCGCCGGGAGCGCGAG GCCCAGCTGAGAGCCACACTGGAGGTCACCCAGCAGCAGGCCACCCAGGCTGAGAGCCAGCTACAGGAGCTGCAGCAGCGAAGCAGCCAGATCCAG AGCTCAGCCTGCACCCTGACCTCCATGATCTCTGGCAAGTTCAGCCGCCTGCTGCAGGCCCTGGAGATGCAGCGGTACTTGGCTCTGAGGAACATCGAGGTGGCCAAGACACAGGCGCTGGAACAGGCCCGGGACGAGAAACAACGACTGCAGGGCCACCTGGAGGCCTTGTCTTGCTGTGACCGCAGGATTCGCAACCTCCTGGAGCAATTGGATGACCGGACCTTCCTCCAG GAATCACAGCTCCTGGCGCCCCCAGGCCCCCTTGGGCCACTGACTCTCCCGCATTGGGAcgaagatcagcaggtgggtggCCTGAAGGAGTCACTGAGCCAGCTGTGTGCCCTCCTCCTGGAAGAGGGGGGCCACCCCGGAGCACCAGCCGAGGCTGCTGACTTTGGCTCCATGG AGGCCCCAGGACCCCTGGCACCAGTCCCGAGCCTCGTTTGTCCACTGAGGAGGAAACTCTGGCAGAGTAAGAAGGCCCATCGAATGTGTGTGCGCACCTGTGTGAGCAT ATTATCGCAACCTGACCTTCGACCCCGTCAGCGCCAACCGTCACTTCTACCTGTCTCGGCAGGACCAGCGGGTAAAGCACTGTCGCGAGCCCCGGGGCCCAGATGGGCCGGGCAGCTTCGAGCTCTGGCAGGTGCAGTGTGCCCAGAGCTTCCAGGCCGGGCGGCATTACTGGGAGGTGCGTGCGTCCAACCACTCGGTGACGCTGGGCGTCGCCTACTCGGAACTGGCGAGGCGCAAGCTGGGGCCCCACACGGACAACATCGGCCGCGGGCCCAGCTCCTGGGGGCTCTGCATTCAGGAGGACAGCGCCCAGGCCTGGCACAACGGGGAGGCCCGGCGCCTCCCAGGGGTATCAGGGCGGCTCCTGGGCATGGATTTGGACCTGACCTCCGGCTGCCTCACCTTCTACAGCCTGGAGCCCGAGACCCAACCCTTGTATACCTTCCATGCCATCTTCGCCCGGCCCCTCCACCCCGTTTTCTGGCTCCTCGAGGGTAG